The Humulus lupulus chromosome 3, drHumLupu1.1, whole genome shotgun sequence genome window below encodes:
- the LOC133822002 gene encoding probable peroxygenase 4 yields the protein MASTPAPLPSNSDQGGVLFIPSEDSVLQKHVAFFDRNHDGLVYPWETFQGFRAIGCGLTLSTVAAIFINMGLSQKTRHGKFSLLFPIEIKNIHKGIHSSDSGVYDSNGRFVPLKFDEMFKNYAHTHPNALTSDEVMALLKGNRVPKDYKGWVAAWTEWKILYILCKDKKGLLHKETVRGVYDGSLFERMEKDHSASKKKKDCEPVV from the exons ATGGCTTCTACTCCTGCACCACTCCCATCAAACTCAG ATCAAGGAGGAGTATTATTCATACCAAGTGAGGACAGTGTTCTTCAAAAACATGTTGCTTTTTTCGACCGCAATCACGATGGGTTGGTCTATCCTTGGGAAACTTTTCAag GATTTCGTGCAATTGGGTGTGGATTAACCTTGTCTACCGTTGCTGCAATTTTCATCAATATGGGTCTGAGCCAGAAAACTCGACAT GGCAAGTTTTCTCTACTGTTCCCCattgaaataaaaaatatacacaaaGGTATCCATAGTAGTGACTCTGGCGTCTACGACAGCAATGGAAG gttcGTTCCTTTAAAGTTTGATGAAATGTTCAAGAATTATGCTCACACACATCCTAATGCTTTAACATCCGACGAAGTGATGGCGTTGTTGAAGGGAAATAGAGTCCCCAAAGATTACAAAGGATG GGTTGCGGCCTGGACAGAATGGAAGATTCTGTATATTCTATGCAAAGACAAGAAGGGTTTGCTGCACAAAGAAACTGTTAGAGGTGTTTATGATGGAAGTTTGTTCGAGCGAATGGAGAAAGACCACTCAGCAtccaagaagaagaaaga TTGTGAACCTGTCGTGTAG